Proteins from a single region of Campylobacter lari:
- the hemJ gene encoding protoporphyrinogen oxidase HemJ, with amino-acid sequence MLDFLTDWYLWIKMVHYLAFVSWMAGLFYLPRLFVYHTEHKDNKGFVEVVKIQERKLYFYIQTPAMIVTLISGSLMLHVNKVLMVGSGFMHAKLTCALLLIIYHLQNYYYLKQLQNDTCKKSGKFFRAYNEIPTILFIIIAIMMVVRPF; translated from the coding sequence ATGTTAGATTTTTTAACTGACTGGTATTTGTGGATTAAAATGGTGCATTATTTAGCTTTTGTTTCTTGGATGGCTGGATTGTTTTATTTACCAAGACTTTTTGTCTATCATACAGAGCATAAAGATAATAAAGGCTTTGTAGAAGTGGTAAAAATTCAAGAAAGAAAATTGTATTTTTATATCCAAACTCCTGCGATGATAGTAACTTTAATAAGTGGAAGCTTGATGTTGCATGTAAATAAAGTTTTGATGGTTGGATCAGGATTTATGCATGCTAAATTAACCTGTGCTTTGCTTTTGATTATTTATCATTTGCAAAATTATTATTATTTAAAACAACTTCAAAATGATACTTGCAAAAAGAGTGGGAAATTTTTTAGAGCTTATAATGAAATTCCAACGATATTATTTATAATTATCGCTATTATGATGGTGGTAAGACCATTTTAG
- a CDS encoding LlaJI family restriction endonuclease, which translates to MFNLREHCFMDNELDDNFVGIRSKENKLQICFPLGINLDCDDKNIRTDIRKLISVLLKFNKSHTKSYFVDNKNEQIEQSFPLIAYKNIIEYFLSHGYYTERENIYQTTTKGKISFARTINKNRPNIQNNNSVIYMQFQAKKNQANKNGLITAINRYCVYEAFCKFGFAYNSFMPPKYNLPINKNQCLYVLQSKLNNTFDDKKRLLFSSMRDMLLQSDKSLKESEFKFGTTAFHAIWEKMIDRAFGTTDKDEYFPKTQWKLKYTDNKDNSSLQPDIIMINDDKIYILDAKYYKYGVKLKGLPQSSDIIKQVAYGEYAEYRTKNKKIYNVFLMPYNKQNNNFEVKINGIFENIGKATMEWKNSKSYTEIQGLLVDTRFLIYNYDKIGSTHKEQLITAISDIDH; encoded by the coding sequence ATGTTTAATTTAAGGGAGCATTGCTTTATGGACAATGAATTAGATGATAATTTTGTTGGTATTAGAAGTAAAGAAAATAAGCTTCAAATTTGCTTTCCACTAGGGATTAACTTAGATTGTGATGACAAGAATATAAGAACAGATATTAGAAAACTAATATCTGTTCTTTTAAAATTTAACAAATCTCATACAAAATCTTATTTTGTAGATAATAAAAACGAACAGATCGAGCAATCATTTCCACTTATTGCGTATAAAAATATCATAGAATATTTTCTTTCTCACGGTTACTATACCGAGCGAGAAAATATCTATCAAACCACTACAAAAGGTAAGATAAGCTTTGCTAGAACGATTAATAAAAATCGCCCTAACATCCAAAATAATAACTCTGTAATTTATATGCAGTTTCAAGCTAAAAAAAATCAAGCCAATAAAAATGGGTTAATTACAGCTATAAATAGATATTGTGTTTACGAGGCATTTTGCAAATTTGGTTTTGCTTACAATTCATTTATGCCACCAAAATACAACTTACCAATAAATAAAAATCAATGTCTTTATGTTTTGCAAAGTAAACTAAATAATACATTTGATGATAAAAAACGATTGCTTTTTAGTTCTATGAGAGATATGCTTTTACAAAGTGATAAATCTTTAAAAGAGAGCGAGTTTAAATTTGGAACAACGGCTTTTCATGCTATCTGGGAAAAGATGATAGATAGAGCATTTGGTACTACAGATAAGGATGAATATTTTCCAAAAACTCAGTGGAAATTAAAATATACAGATAATAAAGATAATAGCTCATTACAACCCGATATTATTATGATTAATGATGACAAAATTTATATATTAGATGCAAAATACTACAAATATGGTGTAAAATTAAAAGGATTGCCACAAAGTAGTGATATAATTAAACAGGTAGCTTATGGCGAATATGCAGAATATCGAACAAAAAATAAGAAGATATATAATGTTTTTTTGATGCCGTATAACAAACAAAATAATAATTTTGAAGTTAAAATAAATGGTATTTTTGAAAATATTGGAAAAGCTACTATGGAATGGAAAAACAGCAAAAGCTACACAGAAATTCAAGGCCTCTTAGTAGATACTAGATTTTTAATTTATAATTATGATAAGATTGGTTCTACACATAAAGAACAATTAATTACAGCAATTAGCGATATTGACCACTAG
- a CDS encoding efflux transporter outer membrane subunit, translating to MRKLIIFASCFLITACSLKPNLEIKDVNYTKSLDQNISINKQWWKAFDDNYLNTLVDQALKNNNDLQIAYMNLQKAYEALGIARSDLLPKLDGSASGARAKTSINAPSNKSNEFVYGNDFNMGLNLSYEVDLWGKYRDTYNASKAKLQASEFDYESARLSLISNVVKTYFNLASLSEQVKILEETTQSYQKTYELKLEHFKLGVISEYELNKFKAELENSRVLLTNAKIQKEANIKALKILTSNDIDDILYNSIEYKKIGQYELSIPEGIGSEILLQRPDVQASLKILEEKNYLVGVARTAFLPNLSLTGLLGFQSNDLDLLVKHGSNTWNVAGNFAMPIFHWGEIMNNVNIAKLTKDEAFLQYENTLKTAFGEIRLALFNHQGYYENEQNYKNLFLAQSKIYEISTLRYENGVINLADFLQDQRNYLNAKLSYTNSSYELANSIVDVMKAFGGGFNAKEESKENIKAMEENLKENFYNN from the coding sequence ATGCGTAAGTTAATAATTTTTGCAAGTTGTTTTTTAATAACAGCTTGCAGTTTAAAACCAAATTTAGAAATTAAAGATGTAAATTACACTAAAAGCTTAGATCAAAACATTAGCATTAACAAACAATGGTGGAAAGCTTTTGATGATAATTATTTAAACACCTTAGTCGATCAAGCTTTAAAAAACAATAACGACTTGCAAATTGCATATATGAATTTACAAAAAGCTTATGAGGCTTTAGGTATAGCAAGAAGCGATCTGCTTCCTAAACTAGATGGAAGTGCTAGCGGAGCAAGAGCAAAAACTAGCATCAATGCTCCAAGCAACAAAAGTAATGAATTTGTCTATGGCAATGATTTTAATATGGGTTTAAATTTAAGTTATGAAGTAGATTTATGGGGTAAATACAGAGATACTTATAATGCTTCAAAAGCAAAATTACAAGCTAGTGAGTTTGACTATGAAAGTGCAAGATTAAGCTTAATTTCTAATGTAGTAAAAACTTATTTTAATCTAGCAAGCTTAAGTGAGCAAGTAAAAATTTTAGAAGAAACAACCCAAAGTTACCAAAAAACTTATGAGTTAAAATTAGAGCATTTTAAACTTGGAGTAATTAGTGAGTATGAGCTTAACAAATTTAAAGCTGAACTTGAAAATTCAAGAGTTTTACTCACAAATGCTAAAATTCAAAAAGAAGCTAATATCAAAGCTTTAAAAATCTTAACTTCAAATGATATTGATGATATACTTTATAATAGCATAGAGTATAAAAAAATAGGACAATACGAGCTTAGCATACCTGAGGGCATTGGTAGTGAAATTTTGCTTCAAAGACCTGATGTGCAAGCTAGTTTAAAAATTTTAGAAGAAAAAAACTATCTTGTTGGAGTAGCCAGAACTGCATTTTTACCAAACCTTTCTTTAACAGGACTTTTGGGCTTTCAAAGTAATGATTTAGATCTTTTAGTCAAACATGGAAGCAATACTTGGAATGTGGCTGGAAATTTTGCAATGCCGATTTTTCATTGGGGTGAGATTATGAATAATGTTAATATCGCAAAACTTACCAAAGATGAAGCGTTTTTACAATATGAAAACACCTTAAAAACAGCCTTTGGAGAAATAAGACTTGCTTTATTTAACCACCAAGGCTATTATGAAAATGAGCAAAATTATAAAAATTTATTTCTAGCTCAAAGTAAAATTTATGAAATTTCTACCTTAAGATATGAAAATGGCGTGATTAATTTAGCTGATTTTTTACAAGATCAAAGAAATTACCTAAATGCTAAACTTTCTTACACTAACTCATCTTACGAGCTTGCAAATTCCATTGTAGATGTTATGAAAGCCTTTGGTGGTGGATTTAACGCTAAAGAAGAATCAAAAGAAAATATCAAAGCTATGGAAGAAAACTTAAAAGAAAACTTTTATAACAACTGA
- the glmM gene encoding phosphoglucosamine mutase, protein MKLFGTDGVRGKAGEFLDSFLAMRLAMAAGIYFKDKALTNNILVGKDTRRSGYMIENAIVSGLTSIGYNVIEIGPMPTPAIAFLTEDMRCDAGIMISASHNPYYDNGIKFFDAHGNKLDEQAEAKIEEIYFNDKLIEEARTTKSQIGQAKRIDDVIGRYIVSIKNSFPKELTLKSLRVVLDVAHGASYKVAPTVFKELGADVIVINDKPNGLNINENCGALHPLNLALEVKKFRADVGFAFDGDADRLVVVDEKGEVAHGDSLLGVLALFLKKQGKLKSSVVSTIMSNGALKEFLTKHKITHETCNVGDKYVLEKLKECGGNFGGEQSGHIIFSDYAKTGDGLVAALQFSALMLSEVKSASEILNQVKPYPQLLHNLKISEKKDLSKLAGLEELKKDLEKKGIASLFRYSGTENLIRLLLEAKDIKLLEKEMKAVESFFMKALNA, encoded by the coding sequence ATGAAACTTTTTGGAACAGATGGAGTACGCGGTAAAGCGGGGGAGTTTTTGGATTCATTTTTAGCAATGCGTTTGGCTATGGCTGCTGGAATTTATTTTAAAGACAAAGCCCTTACAAACAATATCTTAGTAGGAAAAGATACAAGAAGAAGTGGTTATATGATAGAAAATGCTATCGTTTCAGGACTTACTTCTATAGGTTATAATGTTATAGAAATAGGCCCTATGCCAACACCTGCTATTGCGTTTTTAACTGAAGATATGCGTTGTGATGCAGGGATTATGATATCAGCTTCACACAATCCTTACTATGATAATGGCATTAAATTTTTTGATGCACACGGAAATAAACTTGATGAGCAAGCAGAAGCGAAAATAGAAGAAATTTATTTTAATGATAAACTCATAGAAGAGGCAAGAACAACAAAATCACAAATTGGTCAAGCAAAAAGAATTGATGATGTGATAGGAAGATATATTGTTTCTATAAAAAATTCTTTTCCTAAAGAGCTGACTTTAAAGTCTTTACGCGTTGTGTTAGATGTGGCTCATGGAGCTTCTTATAAGGTAGCACCTACGGTTTTTAAAGAACTTGGTGCAGATGTGATTGTGATCAATGATAAGCCAAATGGTTTAAATATCAATGAAAATTGCGGGGCTTTACATCCTTTAAATTTAGCTTTAGAGGTAAAAAAATTTAGAGCAGATGTGGGTTTTGCTTTTGATGGGGATGCGGATCGTTTGGTTGTTGTGGATGAAAAAGGCGAAGTAGCTCATGGAGATAGTCTTTTGGGTGTTTTAGCTTTATTTTTGAAAAAACAAGGCAAGTTAAAATCAAGTGTAGTTAGCACTATAATGAGCAATGGTGCTTTAAAAGAGTTTTTAACTAAACATAAAATCACACATGAAACTTGCAATGTAGGCGATAAATATGTACTTGAAAAACTCAAAGAATGCGGTGGAAATTTTGGCGGTGAGCAGAGTGGGCATATTATTTTTAGTGACTATGCAAAAACCGGAGATGGTTTGGTAGCTGCTTTACAATTTAGTGCTTTAATGCTAAGTGAAGTAAAAAGTGCAAGTGAAATTTTAAATCAAGTTAAACCTTACCCACAGCTTTTGCATAATCTTAAAATTTCAGAGAAAAAAGACTTAAGCAAGCTTGCAGGCTTAGAAGAATTGAAAAAAGATTTAGAAAAAAAAGGAATTGCTAGTTTGTTTAGGTATTCAGGTACAGAAAATTTAATACGCTTATTACTTGAAGCAAAAGATATTAAGCTTTTAGAAAAAGAAATGAAAGCTGTTGAAAGCTTTTTTATGAAAGCATTGAATGCTTAA
- a CDS encoding replication-associated recombination protein A, whose protein sequence is MTNLSLTFRPKTLDEVLGQENLVEIFKKFIQVSKLPHSVFFGPAGCGKTSFARAIAYEYKLDFYEFDGGNFKLEELRKILSNYENSLYKPLIFIDEVHRLSKTQQEMLLIPLENQKCLFIGASTENPYFTLTSGIRSRSMLFEFKGLEYKDLEKLATKVQEKLQCKIDDDAKDFLITSSANDARSFLNLCEFALALDSTHITLETLKKLRANVLSDGTSSKDTHYRLASSMIKSLRGSDVDASLYYLARLIDGGESADFIARRLVIFASEDISNANPQALNLATSTLIAVKNIGYPEARIILAQCVVFLASSPKSNSSYLAINKALNYVQNNPALKILPYLDNNSPQRKNYLYPHDFGGWVKQRYLEKDLKFYHSKGIGFEAQLDLWLNDMKKIKK, encoded by the coding sequence ATGACAAATTTAAGCTTAACTTTTCGTCCTAAAACTTTAGATGAGGTTTTAGGACAAGAAAATTTAGTAGAAATTTTTAAAAAATTCATACAAGTTTCAAAACTCCCTCATAGTGTATTTTTTGGCCCAGCAGGTTGCGGGAAGACTTCTTTTGCAAGAGCAATAGCGTATGAGTATAAACTAGACTTTTATGAGTTTGATGGAGGGAATTTTAAACTTGAAGAACTTAGAAAAATACTAAGTAATTATGAAAATTCTTTATATAAACCTTTGATATTTATTGATGAGGTACATAGGCTTTCAAAAACCCAGCAAGAAATGCTTTTAATCCCTTTGGAAAATCAAAAATGCCTTTTCATAGGCGCAAGCACTGAAAACCCCTACTTTACTTTAACTTCAGGCATAAGAAGCAGAAGTATGCTTTTTGAATTTAAAGGTTTAGAGTATAAAGACTTAGAAAAACTTGCCACAAAAGTGCAAGAAAAACTCCAATGTAAAATCGATGATGATGCTAAAGACTTTTTAATCACTTCTAGTGCAAATGATGCAAGAAGCTTTTTAAATTTATGTGAGTTTGCTTTGGCTTTAGATAGCACTCATATCACGCTTGAAACTTTAAAAAAATTAAGAGCAAATGTTTTAAGCGATGGCACTTCAAGTAAAGATACACACTATAGACTAGCTAGTTCTATGATAAAAAGTTTAAGAGGAAGTGATGTGGATGCGAGTTTGTATTATCTTGCGAGGTTGATCGATGGGGGTGAAAGTGCGGATTTCATCGCTAGAAGATTAGTGATATTTGCAAGTGAAGATATCTCAAATGCAAACCCACAAGCACTTAATCTAGCCACAAGCACACTCATAGCAGTAAAAAACATAGGCTATCCTGAAGCTAGGATCATCTTAGCTCAATGTGTGGTATTTTTAGCAAGTTCGCCTAAGTCAAACTCAAGCTATCTTGCTATAAATAAAGCACTAAATTATGTACAAAATAATCCTGCATTAAAAATACTTCCTTATCTTGATAATAACAGCCCACAAAGAAAAAACTACCTTTATCCGCATGATTTTGGAGGATGGGTTAAGCAAAGATACCTAGAAAAAGATTTGAAATTTTATCATAGCAAAGGTATAGGTTTTGAAGCACAACTAGATTTATGGCTAAATGATATGAAAAAAATTAAAAAGTGA
- the lspA gene encoding signal peptidase II, with product MLKILSLKFWLVFALVFILDQVSKYLFLQGLEYKGEIFDLVLTYNTGVAFSMFAFLGEYLKYIQLVFILALFVYLLYQKEFFKTHLIAFAIMLSAGCSNLLDRFVHIGVVDFVFWHKWFEFAVFNLADVMINISVALILIKEIFNKKGEKC from the coding sequence ATGCTTAAAATTTTATCTTTAAAATTTTGGCTTGTTTTTGCTTTAGTTTTTATACTAGATCAAGTAAGTAAGTATTTGTTTTTGCAAGGGCTTGAATATAAGGGTGAAATTTTTGATTTAGTTTTAACCTATAATACCGGTGTAGCCTTTTCAATGTTTGCATTTTTAGGAGAGTATTTAAAATACATACAACTTGTTTTTATTTTGGCTTTGTTTGTGTATTTGCTTTATCAAAAAGAATTTTTTAAAACACATTTGATCGCTTTTGCTATTATGCTATCTGCTGGGTGTTCAAATTTACTTGATCGCTTTGTGCATATAGGTGTGGTGGATTTTGTATTTTGGCATAAGTGGTTTGAATTTGCTGTGTTTAATTTAGCTGATGTGATGATAAACATTAGTGTAGCTTTGATTTTAATAAAAGAAATTTTTAATAAAAAAGGAGAAAAATGTTAG
- a CDS encoding mini-MOMP protein produces MKNIFIAFFIFLLGLISVSNSAPLDEIFQDVNVSGNMRYRFEHNSPKDRGNNNFNQRIQIQMH; encoded by the coding sequence ATGAAAAATATTTTTATAGCATTTTTTATATTTTTATTAGGGCTTATAAGCGTGTCAAATTCTGCACCTTTAGATGAAATTTTTCAAGATGTTAATGTTTCAGGTAATATGCGTTATCGTTTTGAGCATAATAGCCCAAAAGATAGAGGAAATAATAATTTTAATCAAAGAATTCAAATTCAAATGCATTAA
- a CDS encoding coproporphyrinogen III oxidase family protein, producing MNFLQNLALSYSHKAMQKSLENGFDVKLLKEGQEKKVNPKKSYMLYAHIPFCHTFCPYCSFHKYYYSEDLAKRYFESLREEIKQIKDKGFDFTSMYVGGGTTLINEEELAKTLELCKKLFNIKEISCESDPNHIEPKKLEMFKGLIDRLSCGIQSFDDDTLKKVARYHKFGSSKELQEKLSKAIGVLPIMSLDLIFNFPSQTKEQLLNDLEIAKNLKPQQITTYPLMKSNLTKDNIAKTLGVSFKDNEFEFYKIIIDFFKDYERNNAWSFSLEKSSFNDEYVSSHHEYLGVGSGAFSFLDGELLINAFNLNDYSKLIKEKQNANIAKANFGKKEIIKYVFLTEMFAGKIEIDKFNKTLDCNLEKDLFIELLGLKLSKAIKKENNTLYTSEFGRYLFMVLMKDFYTGMDLVRAVFRDNKRLQDKEHINIMQENVDPLDFKSMEFKG from the coding sequence ATGAATTTTTTACAAAACTTAGCTCTTTCTTACTCACATAAAGCCATGCAAAAATCTTTAGAGAATGGTTTTGATGTGAAACTTTTAAAAGAAGGACAAGAAAAAAAAGTTAATCCAAAAAAATCTTATATGCTCTATGCTCATATACCATTTTGCCATACTTTTTGTCCATATTGTAGTTTTCATAAGTATTATTATAGTGAAGATTTAGCAAAAAGATATTTTGAAAGCTTAAGAGAAGAAATCAAACAAATCAAAGACAAAGGATTTGATTTTACTTCTATGTATGTGGGTGGCGGCACTACTTTGATCAACGAAGAAGAACTTGCTAAAACTTTAGAACTTTGCAAAAAATTATTTAATATTAAAGAAATTTCTTGTGAGAGCGATCCTAATCATATCGAACCTAAAAAGCTAGAAATGTTTAAAGGGCTTATAGATCGTTTAAGTTGTGGTATACAAAGTTTTGATGATGATACTTTAAAAAAAGTAGCAAGATATCATAAATTTGGTTCAAGTAAAGAGCTTCAAGAAAAGCTTTCTAAAGCTATAGGCGTGCTTCCTATTATGAGTCTTGATTTGATTTTTAACTTTCCTTCTCAAACTAAAGAGCAATTACTCAATGATTTAGAAATAGCCAAAAATTTAAAACCTCAACAAATCACAACTTATCCTTTAATGAAATCAAACCTCACAAAAGATAATATCGCAAAAACTCTAGGAGTAAGTTTTAAAGATAATGAATTTGAGTTTTATAAAATCATTATAGATTTTTTCAAAGATTATGAAAGAAATAATGCATGGTCATTTTCTTTAGAAAAAAGTAGCTTTAATGATGAGTATGTAAGTAGCCATCATGAGTATTTGGGTGTAGGAAGTGGGGCTTTTAGCTTTTTAGATGGAGAGCTTTTAATCAATGCTTTTAATTTAAATGATTATTCTAAACTCATCAAAGAAAAGCAAAATGCAAATATTGCTAAAGCTAATTTTGGTAAAAAAGAAATCATCAAATATGTCTTTTTAACTGAAATGTTTGCCGGTAAAATCGAGATCGATAAATTTAACAAAACTTTAGATTGCAATTTAGAAAAAGATCTTTTCATAGAGCTTTTAGGTCTTAAGCTAAGCAAGGCTATAAAAAAAGAAAATAATACTTTATACACAAGTGAATTTGGGCGTTATTTGTTTATGGTATTAATGAAAGATTTTTACACCGGTATGGATTTAGTGCGTGCTGTATTTAGAGATAATAAACGCTTACAAGATAAAGAACACATTAATATCATGCAAGAAAATGTTGATCCACTTGATTTTAAAAGTATGGAGTTTAAAGGATAA
- a CDS encoding McrB family protein, with product MKIYLRKVDKQCIEKQISIKQYILHGFFGSAKDQEIISMKGTLSNESSEVKILTSTDPRLGGDIKKIINAEVAEIVQTEPSYQLSINDILLFAYIGSKKYMLEIITKNDARYQVLLDLVNNPQFKTRNGWDNLHLLAYSDSEETNFLNNTSNNDSVEIDENLREKGGENIILYGVPGSGKSHTIKIKYPQNEYIFEKLVFHPDYSYSDFVGQIMPIVKDEIVSYDFIPGPFTNILKKAYNNPSSKYILVIDEINRGNAPAIFGEVFQLLDRDKDGNSNYTINNDNIAKIVYKGNTQRHIKIPSNLWIIATMNTSDQNVFTLDTAFQRRFSMQLIRNSFDKNKKEFESEEKYNEYKNFIDKKILNTDVTWQKFCKTINSIISKSDNDVNSMEDKRLGVFFVRNDDLESKEKFAHKVLKYLWDDVFKFDKDKLFNKNKYHTLEEVIERFVNEDGKSQFDIFIDDVKAMLYV from the coding sequence GTGAAAATTTATTTAAGAAAAGTAGATAAACAGTGTATTGAAAAACAAATCAGTATAAAGCAATATATATTACATGGTTTTTTTGGTAGTGCAAAAGATCAAGAAATAATATCAATGAAAGGTACTTTATCAAACGAAAGTAGCGAAGTAAAAATACTAACATCAACAGATCCACGACTTGGTGGAGACATTAAAAAGATTATAAATGCAGAAGTTGCTGAAATTGTCCAAACTGAGCCTAGTTATCAACTTAGTATTAATGATATATTACTGTTTGCATATATTGGATCAAAAAAATATATGCTTGAAATTATTACAAAAAATGATGCAAGATACCAAGTTTTATTAGATTTGGTAAATAATCCACAATTTAAGACTAGAAACGGATGGGATAATTTACACTTACTCGCTTATAGTGATAGCGAAGAGACAAATTTTCTTAACAACACTAGCAATAACGACAGTGTAGAAATTGATGAAAATTTAAGAGAAAAAGGTGGAGAAAATATCATCTTGTATGGTGTGCCAGGTAGTGGTAAAAGTCATACTATAAAAATAAAGTATCCACAAAATGAATATATCTTTGAAAAATTAGTTTTTCATCCTGACTATTCATATAGTGATTTTGTAGGACAAATAATGCCTATTGTAAAAGATGAAATCGTAAGCTATGATTTTATACCTGGACCTTTTACAAATATTTTAAAAAAAGCATACAATAACCCAAGTAGTAAATATATTTTAGTTATTGATGAAATAAATCGTGGCAATGCTCCTGCAATATTTGGCGAAGTTTTTCAACTACTTGATAGAGATAAAGATGGAAATAGTAATTATACTATAAATAATGATAATATAGCAAAAATAGTTTATAAAGGTAATACACAAAGACATATAAAGATTCCATCAAACCTATGGATAATTGCCACAATGAATACAAGCGATCAAAATGTCTTTACACTTGATACCGCTTTTCAGCGTAGATTTTCTATGCAACTTATTAGAAATTCTTTTGATAAAAATAAAAAAGAGTTTGAAAGTGAAGAAAAATACAATGAATATAAAAATTTTATAGATAAGAAAATTTTAAATACCGATGTTACTTGGCAAAAATTTTGTAAAACTATAAACTCAATCATATCCAAAAGCGATAATGATGTTAACTCCATGGAAGATAAAAGACTTGGTGTATTTTTTGTAAGAAATGATGACCTAGAAAGTAAAGAAAAATTTGCTCACAAAGTTTTAAAATATCTTTGGGATGATGTTTTTAAATTTGACAAAGATAAACTTTTTAATAAAAATAAATACCACACACTAGAAGAAGTCATTGAAAGATTTGTTAACGAAGATGGAAAATCTCAATTTGATATTTTTATCGATGATGTTAAGGCTATGTTATATGTTTAA
- a CDS encoding DUF945 family protein, translating into MKKIIAGVVVVILLVIGFFTSASYINSINEKIFAQMSQDTAYYNVEDTNYTKGLLNSKGSFIATLNDLPYSFKVNVDFSNNFFASNNAIVSILNENEDLKGIFPNEEIFKILVSVKGGDININAKINDINFTRNDTNLVLNNTSFKIIGSDEFVKNMELNLGYVLLEQLSHKEKLEAKNIKISEFPIQKLSFNDIFSPSRNSEQNISIDSASFISSIAFDFDKLKIFAKTAQNVQNDYDSVLKLDLAKFNLANENFMLNNINLDMNFNNLSKKAYDSLMQNSNTDIFSMMLLASQFLKANPQIILNNLSFEKEGKKFDANGQTIFTENNIKSQFHANTEILPSQIWPDFANFDTYFVDNNGSYMLDFIYDDSNKSDVTTIINGERLTINPQ; encoded by the coding sequence ATGAAAAAAATCATCGCAGGGGTTGTAGTAGTAATTTTACTAGTTATAGGGTTTTTTACCTCAGCTTCTTATATTAACTCAATCAATGAAAAAATCTTTGCACAAATGAGTCAAGATACAGCATATTATAATGTTGAAGATACTAATTACACTAAAGGACTTTTAAATTCCAAAGGAAGTTTTATAGCTACACTTAATGATTTACCTTATAGTTTTAAAGTGAATGTGGATTTTTCCAATAATTTTTTTGCAAGTAATAATGCTATCGTTTCTATTTTAAATGAAAATGAAGACTTAAAAGGCATTTTTCCAAACGAAGAAATCTTTAAAATCTTAGTTAGCGTCAAAGGTGGTGACATTAACATCAATGCAAAAATAAATGATATTAATTTCACACGCAATGATACAAATTTAGTTTTAAATAATACATCATTTAAGATTATAGGTTCTGATGAATTTGTAAAAAATATGGAACTTAATCTAGGTTATGTTTTATTAGAACAACTATCTCATAAAGAAAAATTAGAAGCAAAAAATATCAAAATTTCTGAATTTCCTATACAAAAATTAAGCTTTAATGATATCTTTAGTCCTAGTAGAAATAGTGAACAAAATATAAGCATTGATAGTGCTAGTTTTATAAGTTCTATTGCTTTTGACTTTGATAAATTAAAAATTTTTGCAAAAACAGCTCAAAATGTTCAAAACGATTATGATAGTGTTTTAAAACTAGATTTAGCTAAATTTAATCTTGCAAATGAAAACTTTATGTTAAATAATATTAATTTAGATATGAATTTTAATAATCTTTCTAAAAAAGCTTATGATAGCTTAATGCAAAATTCAAACACTGATATTTTTTCTATGATGCTTTTGGCAAGTCAGTTTTTAAAAGCAAACCCACAAATCATCTTAAATAATCTAAGTTTTGAAAAAGAAGGTAAAAAATTTGACGCAAATGGACAAACTATTTTCACTGAAAACAATATAAAATCACAATTTCATGCAAACACAGAAATTCTTCCTAGTCAAATTTGGCCTGATTTTGCAAATTTTGATACTTATTTCGTAGATAATAATGGCTCTTATATGCTTGATTTTATCTATGATGATTCTAATAAAAGTGATGTTACAACTATCATTAATGGTGAAAGACTTACCATAAATCCACAATGA